The following coding sequences lie in one Spea bombifrons isolate aSpeBom1 chromosome 5, aSpeBom1.2.pri, whole genome shotgun sequence genomic window:
- the NTAQ1 gene encoding protein N-terminal glutamine amidohydrolase, which produces MAAMERTLPPSPVLPEREACTYTSCYCEENVWKLCEFVRDLHPQHLEEVYAVFLSNNSRAIPLWKQRLGKFDEPVVWDYHVILLHVTQGNPGLIYDLDSLLPFPCTCEMYIREALKPDHEWDVCFRRNLRVIRADEFLRTFASDRSHMKDHRDKFIKPPPPYPCIRTAEATMNLDDFISMDPVIGWGMVYTVQEFTKEFCPGV; this is translated from the exons ATGGCGGCTATGGAACGCACACTACCGCCGTCACCTGTGCTCCCGGAGCGCGAGGCCTGTACCTACACCAGCTGCTACTG TGAAGAAAACGTCTGGAAGCTTTGCGAGTTCGTCCGAGATCTTCACCCCCAGCATCTGGAAGAAGTTTATGCCGTGTTCCTGTCCAATAACAGCAGAGCG ATACCGCTTTGGAAGCAGAGACTCGGAAAGTTTGATGAACCTGTGGTATGG GATTATCACGTTATATTGCTGCACGTTACCCAAGGAAATCCCGGTTTGATTTATGACCTAGACTCCTTGCTGCCATTCCCTTGCACTTGTGAGATGTATATAAGAGAGGCTCTCAAGCCCGACCACGAATGGGACgtgtgcttccggag GAATCTGAGAGTCATTCGAGCGGATGAGTTTCTGAGGACGTTTGCCTCTGATCGATCTCACATGAAGGATCACAGGGACAAGTTTATAAAACCTCCGCCGCCCTATCCGTGCATCCGAACGGCAG AGGCGACCATGAACCTGGATGATTTCATAAGTATGGACCCTGTAATCGGATGGGGTATGGTGTACACGGTACAAGAATTTACAAAGGAGTTCTGCCCCGGCGTTTGA
- the FBXO32 gene encoding F-box only protein 32, whose amino-acid sequence MPFLGQDWRSPGQSWVKTGDGWKRFLDEQSNFVGDISSYCNVDNNKENLFNNLNYDVAAKKRRKDLLNNNTKIQYQHQEKWIYVHKGSTKERHGYCTLGEAFNRLDFSSAILDARRFNYVVRLLELIAKSQLTSLSGIAQKNYMNILEKVVQKVLEDQQNIRLIKELLQTLYTSLCTLVQRVGKSVLVGNINFWVYRMETILDWQQQLNNIQITRPDLKGMTLTDLPLCLQLNIMQRLTDGRDIVCLGQVSSDLQVLGDDRVLWKKLCQYHFTERQIRKRLILSDKGQLDWKKMYFKLVRCYPRREQYGGTLQLCRHCHILSWKGTEHPCTANNPESFLVSLSPQDFINLFRF is encoded by the exons ATGCCTTTCCTAGGACAGGACTGGAGGTCCCCTGGCCAGAGCTGGGTGAAAACAGGGGATGGCTGGAAAAGGTTTCTGGATGAGCAAAGCAACTTCGTCGGTGACATCAGCAG TTATTGCAACGTGGATAACAATAAGGAAAATCTCTTCAATAATCTGAATTATGATGTCGCTGCTAAGAAAAGGAGGAAGGACCTGCTGAATAACAACACAAAGATACAAT ATCAGCATCAAGAGAAATGGATCTATGTGCACAAAGGCAGTACGAAAGAG AGGCACGGTTACTGTACCCTCGGCGAGGCCTTCAATCGCTTAGACTTCTCAAGCGCTATCCTGGACGCTCGCCGGTTTAACTACGTCGTCAGA CTTCTGGAGCTGATTGCTAAATCCCAGCTTACGTCCCTAAGTGGAATTGCCCAgaaaaattatatgaatattttggaaaaagtGGTTCAAAAAG TCCTTGAAGATCAGCAAAATATTCGTCTGATTAAAGAATTGCTTCAGACCCTCTACACCTCCTTGTGCACCCTGGTCCAAAGGGTAGGCAAGTCCGTGCTGGTTGGAAATATTAACTTCTGGGTTTATAGAATGGAGACGATTCTTGACTGGCAGCAACAGCTGAACAATATCCAGATCACGAGG CCCGACCTGAAAGGGATGACCTTGACGGATTTGCCGTTGTGCCTTCAACTAAACATCATGCAGAGGTTAACGGATGGGAGAGACATCGTGTGCCTTGGCCAGGTGTCGTCTGATTTACAAGTGCTCGGTGACGACCGCGTGTTGTGGAAAAAGCTTTGCCAGTATCACTTCACAGAACGGCAG attcgaAAGAGGCTTATCCTGTCTGACAAGGGGCAGCTGGACTGGAAGAAGATGTACTTCAAGCTGGTACGATGTTACCCCAGGAGAGAACAATATGGAGGCACGCTACAGCTCTGCCGGCACTGTCACATTCTGTCTTGGAAA GGTACGGAGCACCCCTGCACGGCCAACAATCCTGAGAGCTTCCTGGTCTCCCTCTCCCCGCAAGACTTCATCAACCTGTTCAGATTCTGA